Proteins co-encoded in one Camelus bactrianus isolate YW-2024 breed Bactrian camel chromosome 6, ASM4877302v1, whole genome shotgun sequence genomic window:
- the PARP2 gene encoding poly [ADP-ribose] polymerase 2 isoform X2, whose translation MLNQTNLQFNNNKYYLIQLLEDDVQRNFSVWMRWGRVGKMGQHNLVACSGDLSKAKEIFQKKFLDKTKNNWEDREKFEKVPGKYDMLHMDYTNSTQSEEETKEEESLKSPLKPESQLDLRVQELIKLICNVQAMEEMMVEMKYDTKKAPLGKLTAAQIKAGYQSLKKIEDCIRAGQHGRALVEACNEFYTRIPHDFGLRTPPLIRTEKELSDKIQLLEALGDIEIAIKLVKTELQSPEHPLDQHYRKLHCALRPLDHESYEFKVISQYLQSTHAPTHSDYTMTLLDVFEVEKEGEKEAFREDLHNRMLLWHGSRLSNWVGILSHGLRIAPPEAPITGYMFGKGIYFADMSSKSANYCFATRLKDTGLLLLSEVALGQCNELLGANPEAEGLLQGKHSTKGLGKMAPSPVRSITLNGSIVPLGPASDTGILNPEGYTLNYNEFIVYNPNQVRMRYLLKVRFNFLQLW comes from the exons ATGCTGAATCAG ACCAATCTCCAGTTCAACAACAACAAGTATTATCTGATTCAGCTGTTAGAAGATGATGTCCAAAGGAACTTCAGTGTTTGGATGAGATGGGGCCGAG TTGGGAAAATGGGGCAGCACAACTTGGTGGCTTGTTCAGGGGACCTCAGCAAGGCCAAGGAAATCTTTCAAAAGAA ATTCcttgacaaaacaaaaaataattggGAGGATCGTGAGAAGTTTGAGAAGGTGCCTGGGAAATACGATATGCTACACATGGACTATACTAACAGCACACAG agtgaagaggaaacaaaagaagaagaatctCTTAAATCCCCCTTGAAACCAGAGTCACAGCTAGATCTTCGTGTACAGGAGCTGATAAAGTTGATCTGTAATGTCCAGGCCATGGAAGAGATGATGGTAGAAATGAAATATGACACCAAGAAAGCCCCACTTG GGAAGCTGACAGCGGCACAAATCAAGGCAGGTTACCAGTCTCTTAAGAAGATTGAGGATTGCATTCGGGCCGGCCAGCATGGACGAGCTCTCGTGGAAGCATGCAATGAATTCTACACCAGAATCCCTCATGACTTTGG ACTCCGTACCCCTCCATTAATCCGGACAGAGAAAGAACTGTCGGACAAAATACAACTGCTAGAG GCTTTGGGAGACATTGAAATTGCCATTAAGCTGGTGAAGACAGAGCTGCAAAGCCCAGAACACCCACTGGACCAACACTATAGAAAACTACATTGTGCTTTGCGCCCTTTAGACCATGAAAGTTATGAGTTCAAA gTGATTTCCCAGTACTTACAGTCCACCCATGCTCCCACACACAGTGACTATACCATGACCTTGCTGGATGTTTTTGAAGTAGAGAAGGAGGGTGAGAAAGAAGCCTTCAGAGAGGACCTTCATAACAG GATGCTGCTATGGCATGGTTCCAGGCTGAGTAACTGGGTGGGGATCCTGAGCCATGGGCTTCGAATTGCCCCACCTGAGGCTCCCATCACAGGTTACATG tttGGAAAAGGAATCTATTTTGCTGACATGTCTTCCAAGAGTGCCAACTACTGCTTTGCCACTCGCCTAAAGGATACGGGACTGCTGCTCTTGTCAGAG GTAGCTCTTGGTCAGTGTAACGAGCTACTAGGGGCCAATCCAGAGGCAGAAGGATTACTTCAGGGCAAACACAGCACCAAGGGGCTGGGCAAGATGGCTCCCAGTCCTGTGCGCTCCATCACCTT GAATGGGAGTATAGTGCCCTTGGGACCAGCGAGTGACACAGGAATTCTGAATCCCGAGGGTTATACCCTCAACTACAATGAATTTATTGTCTATAACCCCAACCAGGTCCGTATGCGTTACCTTCTAAAGGTTcgatttaatttcctgcagttgtggTGA
- the PARP2 gene encoding poly [ADP-ribose] polymerase 2 isoform X1, which yields MAARRRGASSGRARASVALNEGERVGNGKAATEDPPPAKKARRCRRQGVRKEPVAGGKADNDRTEDRQESVKTLLLKGKAPVDPECTAKVGKAHVYCEGNDVYDVMLNQTNLQFNNNKYYLIQLLEDDVQRNFSVWMRWGRVGKMGQHNLVACSGDLSKAKEIFQKKFLDKTKNNWEDREKFEKVPGKYDMLHMDYTNSTQSEEETKEEESLKSPLKPESQLDLRVQELIKLICNVQAMEEMMVEMKYDTKKAPLGKLTAAQIKAGYQSLKKIEDCIRAGQHGRALVEACNEFYTRIPHDFGLRTPPLIRTEKELSDKIQLLEALGDIEIAIKLVKTELQSPEHPLDQHYRKLHCALRPLDHESYEFKVISQYLQSTHAPTHSDYTMTLLDVFEVEKEGEKEAFREDLHNRMLLWHGSRLSNWVGILSHGLRIAPPEAPITGYMFGKGIYFADMSSKSANYCFATRLKDTGLLLLSEVALGQCNELLGANPEAEGLLQGKHSTKGLGKMAPSPVRSITLNGSIVPLGPASDTGILNPEGYTLNYNEFIVYNPNQVRMRYLLKVRFNFLQLW from the exons ATGGCAGCTCGGCGGCGGGGCGCGAGCAGCGGCCGGGCGCGAG CTTCCGTAGCATTAAATGAAGGTGAAAGAGTTGGTAATGGCAAAGCAGCTACAGAAGACCCTCCTCCTGCAAAGAAAGCTCGAAGATGCCGGAGGCAGGGGGTGAGAAAAGAGCCTGTGGCTGGAGGAAAGGCTGATAATGACAGGACAGAAGACAGGCAAG AGTCTGTGAAGACCTTGCTGTTAAAGGGCAAAGCTCCTGTGGACCCAGAGTGCACAGCCAAGGTGGGGAAG gcCCATGTGTACTGTGAAGGGAATGATGTCTATGATGTCATGCTGAATCAG ACCAATCTCCAGTTCAACAACAACAAGTATTATCTGATTCAGCTGTTAGAAGATGATGTCCAAAGGAACTTCAGTGTTTGGATGAGATGGGGCCGAG TTGGGAAAATGGGGCAGCACAACTTGGTGGCTTGTTCAGGGGACCTCAGCAAGGCCAAGGAAATCTTTCAAAAGAA ATTCcttgacaaaacaaaaaataattggGAGGATCGTGAGAAGTTTGAGAAGGTGCCTGGGAAATACGATATGCTACACATGGACTATACTAACAGCACACAG agtgaagaggaaacaaaagaagaagaatctCTTAAATCCCCCTTGAAACCAGAGTCACAGCTAGATCTTCGTGTACAGGAGCTGATAAAGTTGATCTGTAATGTCCAGGCCATGGAAGAGATGATGGTAGAAATGAAATATGACACCAAGAAAGCCCCACTTG GGAAGCTGACAGCGGCACAAATCAAGGCAGGTTACCAGTCTCTTAAGAAGATTGAGGATTGCATTCGGGCCGGCCAGCATGGACGAGCTCTCGTGGAAGCATGCAATGAATTCTACACCAGAATCCCTCATGACTTTGG ACTCCGTACCCCTCCATTAATCCGGACAGAGAAAGAACTGTCGGACAAAATACAACTGCTAGAG GCTTTGGGAGACATTGAAATTGCCATTAAGCTGGTGAAGACAGAGCTGCAAAGCCCAGAACACCCACTGGACCAACACTATAGAAAACTACATTGTGCTTTGCGCCCTTTAGACCATGAAAGTTATGAGTTCAAA gTGATTTCCCAGTACTTACAGTCCACCCATGCTCCCACACACAGTGACTATACCATGACCTTGCTGGATGTTTTTGAAGTAGAGAAGGAGGGTGAGAAAGAAGCCTTCAGAGAGGACCTTCATAACAG GATGCTGCTATGGCATGGTTCCAGGCTGAGTAACTGGGTGGGGATCCTGAGCCATGGGCTTCGAATTGCCCCACCTGAGGCTCCCATCACAGGTTACATG tttGGAAAAGGAATCTATTTTGCTGACATGTCTTCCAAGAGTGCCAACTACTGCTTTGCCACTCGCCTAAAGGATACGGGACTGCTGCTCTTGTCAGAG GTAGCTCTTGGTCAGTGTAACGAGCTACTAGGGGCCAATCCAGAGGCAGAAGGATTACTTCAGGGCAAACACAGCACCAAGGGGCTGGGCAAGATGGCTCCCAGTCCTGTGCGCTCCATCACCTT GAATGGGAGTATAGTGCCCTTGGGACCAGCGAGTGACACAGGAATTCTGAATCCCGAGGGTTATACCCTCAACTACAATGAATTTATTGTCTATAACCCCAACCAGGTCCGTATGCGTTACCTTCTAAAGGTTcgatttaatttcctgcagttgtggTGA